CGGTGACGCCGCGCATGCGCACGCCCGTCAGCTATCGCTCGACCTGGGACGACGGCACCGATCTCTACCGCGATCCCCGCGCCCGGCGCACCGGCGATGTCGTAACGGTGATCATCTCGATGCAGGACAAGGCCAAGCTCGACAACAAGACCGACCGCTCACGCGATTCGCAGATCAAGTTCGGGCTCGACTGGCTGATGGACGTGGCCGGATGGAACGACAAGGGCTCGGCTAACGCCAACCTCAGCACCAACACCCAGATCAAGGGCAACGGTCAGATCGATCGCACCGAGGACATCAAGCTGTCCATCGCGGCCATCGTCACCGACGTGCTGCCGAACGGCAATATGATGATCAGCGGCTCGCAGGAGTTTCGCGTCAACACGGAGATGCGCGTGCTCAACGTCGGCGGCATCGTGCGTCCGCGCGACATCTCGCGGGCCAACACGATCTCCTACGACAAGATCGCCGAGGCGCGTGTGTCCTATGGCGGTCGCGGAAATCTGTCCGACGTGCAGCAGCCTGGATGGGGACATCGGATCTATGACGCCGTGGCACCATTCTGAGATCCGCGCCGGCCGGGCCGCGTCGCGAGGGCAGGGGACGTGATGCGCCTGATTGCGGCCATTGTCGTGCTGACCCTCGTCGCGATCGGTGCGGGCGCGCTGGCCGGCCTGCATCTGTTCGCGGCTGCCGAGCGCGTCGCCGATGCGAAGAAGAGCGCGCCGCCGCCGCCCCTCGCCTCGAGCTACGCCGGCAGCGCGCGGCTTCGAAAATTGTCCCCGATCGTGACCAATCTCGCCGCACCGGCCAACAATTGGGCCCGCGTCGAAGCCTCCATGGTGACCGACAGCATGAGTGACGACGATGCCGGCATCCTGGCCGCCCACATCAGCGAGGACATTGTCACTTACTTGCGGTCCGCATCGGTTGCGCAATTCGAGGGATCGCGCGGGCTCCAGCATCTGCGCGACGACCTCACCGAGCGCGCCAATATCCGGTCCTCGGGCAAGGTCCGCGAATTGATCATTGAGACGTTGGTGATCCAGTGAGAGTGAGAGTCCTGCTGCTAGCGTTGATGCTGGTCGTGCTGCCCGAGGTGGCGCTGGCCCAGATTCCGGACCTCAACTCGCTGCTGCCGCCCGGCAACGGCTCGACCAGCGGCCGCATCATCCAGCTGATGGCGCTGATCACGGTGCTGTCGGTGGCGCCGGGATTGCTCATCATGGTGACGAGCTTCACGCGATTCGCGGTCGCGCTGTCGTTCCTGCGCGCCGGCCTCGGGCTCCAGACCACGCCGGCCAACCTGGTGCTGATCAGCCTCGCGCTGTTCATGACGTTCTACGTGATGGCGCCGACATTCGACCGCGCCTGGGAGACCGGCGTCCAGCCGCTGATGAAGAACGAGATCTCGGAGGAAGAGGCCTATCTGAAGATCACCGATCCGTTCCGCGAGTTCATGCTGGCCCATGTCCGCGACAAGGATCTCCAGACCTTCGAGGCGCTCGCCGCGGAAAGCTTTCGCAGGAAGTTCGACGACAAGCGGATCGACATGCGCGTCATCATCCCGGCCTTCATGATCTCCGAGCTCAGGCGCTCGTTCGAGATCGGATTCCTCGTCATCCTGCCGTTCCTCGTGATCGACATGATCGTGGCGACGCTGACCATGTCGATGGGCATGATGATGATGCCGCCGACCATCCTCGCACTGCCGTTCAAGATGCTGTTCTTCGTGCTGATCGACGGCTGGAATCTGTTGGCGTC
This genomic stretch from Bradyrhizobium sp. CCGB12 harbors:
- a CDS encoding flagellar basal body-associated FliL family protein, with the translated sequence MRLIAAIVVLTLVAIGAGALAGLHLFAAAERVADAKKSAPPPPLASSYAGSARLRKLSPIVTNLAAPANNWARVEASMVTDSMSDDDAGILAAHISEDIVTYLRSASVAQFEGSRGLQHLRDDLTERANIRSSGKVRELIIETLVIQ
- the flgH gene encoding flagellar basal body L-ring protein FlgH, with product MKNLILIVSLLSLAGCVNDPAEVLTGPRLSPVGSGLRTQADPIPVTPRMRTPVSYRSTWDDGTDLYRDPRARRTGDVVTVIISMQDKAKLDNKTDRSRDSQIKFGLDWLMDVAGWNDKGSANANLSTNTQIKGNGQIDRTEDIKLSIAAIVTDVLPNGNMMISGSQEFRVNTEMRVLNVGGIVRPRDISRANTISYDKIAEARVSYGGRGNLSDVQQPGWGHRIYDAVAPF
- the fliP gene encoding flagellar type III secretion system pore protein FliP (The bacterial flagellar biogenesis protein FliP forms a type III secretion system (T3SS)-type pore required for flagellar assembly.), translating into MRVRVLLLALMLVVLPEVALAQIPDLNSLLPPGNGSTSGRIIQLMALITVLSVAPGLLIMVTSFTRFAVALSFLRAGLGLQTTPANLVLISLALFMTFYVMAPTFDRAWETGVQPLMKNEISEEEAYLKITDPFREFMLAHVRDKDLQTFEALAAESFRRKFDDKRIDMRVIIPAFMISELRRSFEIGFLVILPFLVIDMIVATLTMSMGMMMMPPTILALPFKMLFFVLIDGWNLLASGLVRSFS